From a single Seriola aureovittata isolate HTS-2021-v1 ecotype China chromosome 18, ASM2101889v1, whole genome shotgun sequence genomic region:
- the LOC130186630 gene encoding mucin-2 isoform X1, with protein sequence MVSKEPNHLLTGQTNGKSTLADKLPGTMTVRSVLLNRDSPDIESRLKRRRNRTHQVRFKDLEDGSSSSGNSGTGENNSHQRPATDCDSPHPLRKHSSRSPQPWTDRDGPRTDSLPGQTSVVGAVRGDMASTIEVVAAFLARAPPHPLTPGPTRRCWAPPQTNSLTLPMTRRPNTSTSTAIQTSPCLKKPQSLSSTHTRSHSLGDSVGVDGDDEHDSQDEYLTHNHVLLPGSKDQNGPPGPGDRTLVERRSRASRTDMKSAVSVVKSSRHSCPPSVLHSAEPCHCSSVSCRDGPKRQGSSTPSTVRRRKRLNRTTSDPGKEVHYCTTPTQTESPSPSPPLANTKLCTTQVQTESPSPSQNSKYCTAQSQTESQHQSPPLSDKQCTTQIQIPNSCPALPPNAEQCTTQIQTDSPRRSPLDNQPCATQTQTCSPCASPPLTVTPSSVQIQSESPVSPTETQDPPTTQITTVPYSTSPPPTSAPPQNPEHCAKPPCSSPAKPTCTTPPPPIALPIPCSTSAPTVTQHPIPYFTVVSPPTTPSTAVVCATPSSTAPSCPTQTCTSPISNTTSSTPLTCSTPTPTATLNVTPVDPPRHPTTAPNVTHQPLYNASNAAPPPNLTPCTFVTQTALSCTSISYYTTTHPAGPHAPHPNSTSPSYATLIQTVSHCNIPCQALQNTSSANTGITPYSSPVPNLKSCTSPPPLVKTYASTLPNVQPCATPTKTVPLYSSTFRAAPPYTPPSQASYNAQDKRGIRLPPPPPPPPPYTPRKKGNDPPGPAIRTPMLRADSKASEKDKDREKEKKEGIKCTDSPKLCERASSLKHRAQTPPVAVMKGEKQSSSSSPAKACFKPSCLSSAQAQLGALHKMLCSGANARPNTPNSQHPLPPNQQGCSGARGCSAPGERSTAGPLTATQADTLRQVQEILGGLVSGARCKLDPSRVTEKLLSPNGPLHDIRSLQNQLHSLEGVLETSQNTIKVLLDVIQDLEKKEAERDGRHSYRTGQDIENCGTCRDCACIIYSVEHDFRLQEGQVVRTWKVGDPPEGSPQPSTPQATTPHQQDSPQAVRPPATNKKNRKKCFWFL encoded by the exons atGGTGAGCAAAGAGCCCAACCACTTGCTCACAGGCCAAACCAACGGCAAGAGCACTTTGGCGGACAAGTTGCCCGGGACAATGACTGTGCGCTCTGTTCTGCTCAATCGAGACTCCCCAGATATTGAGAGCCGCCTCAAGCGGCGCCGCAACCGTACCCACCAGGTCCGCTTTAAAGACCTGGaggatggcagcagcagcagcggcaacAGTGGAACAGGAGAAAACAATAGCCATCAGAGGCCTGCCACAGACTGTGACAGCCCACATCCTCTTcgtaaacacagcagcagatccCCCCAGCCATGGACCGACAGGGATGGGCCACGGACCGACAGTCTACCTGGCCAAACCTCTGTGGTGGGGGCCGTTCGTGGAGACATGGCAAGTACTATAGAAGTGGTGGCTGCTTTCTTAGCCAGGGCCCCTCCCCATCCATTGACGCCGGGTCCCACACGTCGATGCTGGGCTCCACCCCAGACTAACTCCCTAACCTTGCCAATGACACGCAGGCCCAATACAAGCACCAGCACAGCCATCCAGACCTCCCCATGCTTGAAAAAGCCCCAGTCCCTTTCTTCCACCCACACACGTAGCCACAGCCTTGGGGACTCAGTAGGCGTGGATGGGGATGACGAACATGACTCTCAAGATGAATATCTTACGCATAACCATGTGTTGCTGCCTGGGTCCAAGGACCAGAACGGTCCTCCTGGTCCTGGGGATCGAACTCTGGTGGAACGGAGGTCTAGAGCCTCAAGGACAGACATGAAATCAGCTGTGAGTGTGGTAAAAAGCTCAAGGCACAGCTGTCCCCCTTCAGTCCTTCACAGCGCTGAGCCATGTCACTGTTCCTCTGTATCCTGCCGTGATGGCCCCAAGCGGCAGGGAAGCAGCACTCCATCGACGGTCAGGAGGAGAAAGCGGCTGAATAGGACAACAAGTGATCCTGGAAAGGAAGTGCACTACTGCACTACTCCCACTCAGACTGAGAGCCCCAGTCCGTCCCCGCCGCTCGCAAACACCAAACTCTGCACCACTCAAGTTCAAACTGAGAGCCCCTCCCCATCGCAAAACTCAAAGTATTGCACCGCCCAAAGTCAAACTGAAAGCCAACATCAGTCTCCACCTTTGAGTGATAAACAATGCACAACCCAAATTCAAATCCCCAACTCTTGTCCAGCCCTACCTCCAAATGCGGAACAGTGCACCactcaaatacaaacagactCTCCCCGTCGCTCGCCTCTAGATAATCAACCTTGCGCCACCCAGACACAAACGTGCAGTCCCTGTGCTTCCCCACCTCTCACAGTAACACCCAGTTCAGTGCAAATTCAATCTGAGAGTCCCGTGTCCCCAACTGAGACTCAAGACCCTCCCACCACCCAAATAACTACTGTGCCTTACTCTACCTCTCCCCCACCTACAAGTGCACCACCACAGAACCCTGAACACTGCGCTAAGCCACCTTGCTCCTCTCCAGCCAAGCCAACTTGCACCACCCCACCTCCGCCCATAGCACTGCCCATTCCTTGCTCCACTTCTGCACCTACTGTTACCCAACACCCTATACCCTATTTTACTGTTGTGTCACCACCAACAACCCCCAGCACAGCTGTTGTCTGTGCCACTCCTTCCTCAACTGCACCATCATGTCCCACTCAAACCTGCACCTCTCCGATCTCAAACACAACATCATCCACTCCCTTAACCTGTTCCACCCCTACCCCAACTGCAACCCTCAATGTAACTCCCGTTGACCCCCCCAGACATCCAACCACTGCCCCAAACGTGACACATCAACCCCTGTACAATGCATCAAACGCTGCACCTCCCCCAAATCTAACACCCTGTACGTTTGTAACTCAAACTGCCCTGTCTTGCACCTCTATATCATATTACACTACCACACACCCAGCTGGTCCCCATGCCCCTCACCCGAATTCTACTTCACCTTCTTATGCGACTCTAATACAAACTGTATCTCATTGCAACATCCCATGTCAAGCGCTTCAAAATACTTCCTCTGCCAACACAGGCATAACCCCCTACTCCTCCCCCGTCCCAAACCTAAAATCTTGCACTTCTCCGCCTCCACTTGTGAAAACTTATGCGTCCACTCTTCCAAATGTGCAACCGTGTGCAACACCAACTAAAACTGTTCCTCTGTACTCTTCCACATTTCGTGCTGCGCCACCATACACCCCCCCCTCTCAGGCCTCCTACAATGCTCAGGATAAGAGGGGCATTCGacttccacctcctcccccaccacctccGCCCTACACGCCTCGTAAAAAGGGAAATGATCCACCAGGTCCTGCGATCCGAACACCCATGCTCAGGGCAGACAGCAAGGCCAGCGAGAAAGATAAagacagggagaaggagaaaaaggaaggtataaaatgtacagACTCACCCAAGCTCTGTGAGAGAGCCAGCTCTCTGAAGCACAGAGCTCAAACCCCGCCAGTTGCTGTGATGAAGGGAGAGAAGcagtcctcctcatcctctcctgcCAAGGCCTGTTTTAAGCCCAGCtgtctcagctcagctcaggcTCAGCTTGGGGCACTACACAAAATGCTCTGCTCAGGAGCCAACGCCAGGCCCAACACACCCAACAGCCAACACCCTCTTCCTCCAAACCAGCAGGGTTGCTCTGGAGCCAGGGGCTGCTCTGCTCCTGGGGAGCGGTCTACAGCTGGGCCCCTGACTGCCACCCAAGCTGACACACTAAGACAGGTCCAGGAAATCCTGGGAGGGTTAGTGTCTGGGGCAAGGTGTAAATTGGACCCGTCCAGAGTGACAGAAAAGCTCCTGAGTCCCAATGGACCCCTGCATGATATTCGTAGCCTGCAGAACCAGCTCCACAGCTTGGAGGGGGTCCTGGAGACCAGCCAGAACACCATTAAGGTCCTGCTGGATGTCATTCAAGACCTTGAGAAGAAGGAAGCTGAGAGAGACGG AAGACATTCCTACAGGACCGGACAGGACATTGAGAACTGTGGGACCTGCAGGGACTGTGCCTGCATCATCTACAG
- the LOC130186630 gene encoding mucin-2 isoform X2, with amino-acid sequence MVSKEPNHLLTGQTNGKSTLADKLPGTMTVRSVLLNRDSPDIESRLKRRRNRTHQVRFKDLEDGSSSSGNSGTGENNSHQRPATDCDSPHPLRKHSSRSPQPWTDRDGPRTDSLPGQTSVVGAVRGDMASTIEVVAAFLARAPPHPLTPGPTRRCWAPPQTNSLTLPMTRRPNTSTSTAIQTSPCLKKPQSLSSTHTRSHSLGDSVGVDGDDEHDSQDEYLTHNHVLLPGSKDQNGPPGPGDRTLVERRSRASRTDMKSAVSVVKSSRHSCPPSVLHSAEPCHCSSVSCRDGPKRQGSSTPSTVRRRKRLNRTTSDPGKEVHYCTTPTQTESPSPSPPLANTKLCTTQVQTESPSPSQNSKYCTAQSQTESQHQSPPLSDKQCTTQIQIPNSCPALPPNAEQCTTQIQTDSPRRSPLDNQPCATQTQTCSPCASPPLTVTPSSVQIQSESPVSPTETQDPPTTQITTVPYSTSPPPTSAPPQNPEHCAKPPCSSPAKPTCTTPPPPIALPIPCSTSAPTVTQHPIPYFTVVSPPTTPSTAVVCATPSSTAPSCPTQTCTSPISNTTSSTPLTCSTPTPTATLNVTPVDPPRHPTTAPNVTHQPLYNASNAAPPPNLTPCTFVTQTALSCTSISYYTTTHPAGPHAPHPNSTSPSYATLIQTVSHCNIPCQALQNTSSANTGITPYSSPVPNLKSCTSPPPLVKTYASTLPNVQPCATPTKTVPLYSSTFRAAPPYTPPSQASYNAQDKRGIRLPPPPPPPPPYTPRKKGNDPPGPAIRTPMLRADSKASEKDKDREKEKKEGIKCTDSPKLCERASSLKHRAQTPPVAVMKGEKQSSSSSPAKACFKPSCLSSAQAQLGALHKMLCSGANARPNTPNSQHPLPPNQQGCSGARGCSAPGERSTAGPLTATQADTLRQVQEILGGLVSGARCKLDPSRVTEKLLSPNGPLHDIRSLQNQLHSLEGVLETSQNTIKVLLDVIQDLEKKEAERDGHSYRTGQDIENCGTCRDCACIIYSVEHDFRLQEGQVVRTWKVGDPPEGSPQPSTPQATTPHQQDSPQAVRPPATNKKNRKKCFWFL; translated from the exons atGGTGAGCAAAGAGCCCAACCACTTGCTCACAGGCCAAACCAACGGCAAGAGCACTTTGGCGGACAAGTTGCCCGGGACAATGACTGTGCGCTCTGTTCTGCTCAATCGAGACTCCCCAGATATTGAGAGCCGCCTCAAGCGGCGCCGCAACCGTACCCACCAGGTCCGCTTTAAAGACCTGGaggatggcagcagcagcagcggcaacAGTGGAACAGGAGAAAACAATAGCCATCAGAGGCCTGCCACAGACTGTGACAGCCCACATCCTCTTcgtaaacacagcagcagatccCCCCAGCCATGGACCGACAGGGATGGGCCACGGACCGACAGTCTACCTGGCCAAACCTCTGTGGTGGGGGCCGTTCGTGGAGACATGGCAAGTACTATAGAAGTGGTGGCTGCTTTCTTAGCCAGGGCCCCTCCCCATCCATTGACGCCGGGTCCCACACGTCGATGCTGGGCTCCACCCCAGACTAACTCCCTAACCTTGCCAATGACACGCAGGCCCAATACAAGCACCAGCACAGCCATCCAGACCTCCCCATGCTTGAAAAAGCCCCAGTCCCTTTCTTCCACCCACACACGTAGCCACAGCCTTGGGGACTCAGTAGGCGTGGATGGGGATGACGAACATGACTCTCAAGATGAATATCTTACGCATAACCATGTGTTGCTGCCTGGGTCCAAGGACCAGAACGGTCCTCCTGGTCCTGGGGATCGAACTCTGGTGGAACGGAGGTCTAGAGCCTCAAGGACAGACATGAAATCAGCTGTGAGTGTGGTAAAAAGCTCAAGGCACAGCTGTCCCCCTTCAGTCCTTCACAGCGCTGAGCCATGTCACTGTTCCTCTGTATCCTGCCGTGATGGCCCCAAGCGGCAGGGAAGCAGCACTCCATCGACGGTCAGGAGGAGAAAGCGGCTGAATAGGACAACAAGTGATCCTGGAAAGGAAGTGCACTACTGCACTACTCCCACTCAGACTGAGAGCCCCAGTCCGTCCCCGCCGCTCGCAAACACCAAACTCTGCACCACTCAAGTTCAAACTGAGAGCCCCTCCCCATCGCAAAACTCAAAGTATTGCACCGCCCAAAGTCAAACTGAAAGCCAACATCAGTCTCCACCTTTGAGTGATAAACAATGCACAACCCAAATTCAAATCCCCAACTCTTGTCCAGCCCTACCTCCAAATGCGGAACAGTGCACCactcaaatacaaacagactCTCCCCGTCGCTCGCCTCTAGATAATCAACCTTGCGCCACCCAGACACAAACGTGCAGTCCCTGTGCTTCCCCACCTCTCACAGTAACACCCAGTTCAGTGCAAATTCAATCTGAGAGTCCCGTGTCCCCAACTGAGACTCAAGACCCTCCCACCACCCAAATAACTACTGTGCCTTACTCTACCTCTCCCCCACCTACAAGTGCACCACCACAGAACCCTGAACACTGCGCTAAGCCACCTTGCTCCTCTCCAGCCAAGCCAACTTGCACCACCCCACCTCCGCCCATAGCACTGCCCATTCCTTGCTCCACTTCTGCACCTACTGTTACCCAACACCCTATACCCTATTTTACTGTTGTGTCACCACCAACAACCCCCAGCACAGCTGTTGTCTGTGCCACTCCTTCCTCAACTGCACCATCATGTCCCACTCAAACCTGCACCTCTCCGATCTCAAACACAACATCATCCACTCCCTTAACCTGTTCCACCCCTACCCCAACTGCAACCCTCAATGTAACTCCCGTTGACCCCCCCAGACATCCAACCACTGCCCCAAACGTGACACATCAACCCCTGTACAATGCATCAAACGCTGCACCTCCCCCAAATCTAACACCCTGTACGTTTGTAACTCAAACTGCCCTGTCTTGCACCTCTATATCATATTACACTACCACACACCCAGCTGGTCCCCATGCCCCTCACCCGAATTCTACTTCACCTTCTTATGCGACTCTAATACAAACTGTATCTCATTGCAACATCCCATGTCAAGCGCTTCAAAATACTTCCTCTGCCAACACAGGCATAACCCCCTACTCCTCCCCCGTCCCAAACCTAAAATCTTGCACTTCTCCGCCTCCACTTGTGAAAACTTATGCGTCCACTCTTCCAAATGTGCAACCGTGTGCAACACCAACTAAAACTGTTCCTCTGTACTCTTCCACATTTCGTGCTGCGCCACCATACACCCCCCCCTCTCAGGCCTCCTACAATGCTCAGGATAAGAGGGGCATTCGacttccacctcctcccccaccacctccGCCCTACACGCCTCGTAAAAAGGGAAATGATCCACCAGGTCCTGCGATCCGAACACCCATGCTCAGGGCAGACAGCAAGGCCAGCGAGAAAGATAAagacagggagaaggagaaaaaggaaggtataaaatgtacagACTCACCCAAGCTCTGTGAGAGAGCCAGCTCTCTGAAGCACAGAGCTCAAACCCCGCCAGTTGCTGTGATGAAGGGAGAGAAGcagtcctcctcatcctctcctgcCAAGGCCTGTTTTAAGCCCAGCtgtctcagctcagctcaggcTCAGCTTGGGGCACTACACAAAATGCTCTGCTCAGGAGCCAACGCCAGGCCCAACACACCCAACAGCCAACACCCTCTTCCTCCAAACCAGCAGGGTTGCTCTGGAGCCAGGGGCTGCTCTGCTCCTGGGGAGCGGTCTACAGCTGGGCCCCTGACTGCCACCCAAGCTGACACACTAAGACAGGTCCAGGAAATCCTGGGAGGGTTAGTGTCTGGGGCAAGGTGTAAATTGGACCCGTCCAGAGTGACAGAAAAGCTCCTGAGTCCCAATGGACCCCTGCATGATATTCGTAGCCTGCAGAACCAGCTCCACAGCTTGGAGGGGGTCCTGGAGACCAGCCAGAACACCATTAAGGTCCTGCTGGATGTCATTCAAGACCTTGAGAAGAAGGAAGCTGAGAGAGACGG ACATTCCTACAGGACCGGACAGGACATTGAGAACTGTGGGACCTGCAGGGACTGTGCCTGCATCATCTACAG
- the zgc:73226 gene encoding BCL2/adenovirus E1B 19 kDa protein-interacting protein 3 has protein sequence MSVSGSQTPEDGLYGSWVELEELIAAVSRRESLTGPQDSISSALQGELERILLEAQLECERSRDSPPQVVTPQPTGSPRPTSDQDSDCVTIQEEGERRVDTDWVWDWSSRPENMPPKEFVFQHPKQPGSLSVRKTEVMKRGIFSSDVLLILVPSLLASHLLTLGVGIYIGKRLAASTTSTL, from the exons ATGTCTGTGTCCGGCTCGCAGACGCCTGAGGACGGACTCTACG GCTCCTGGGTcgagctggaggagctgattGCAGCCGTGAGCCGCAGGGAGAGTCTGACAGGGCCACAGGACAGCATCTCCTCCGCCCTGCAGGGGGAGCTGGAGAGGATCCTTCTGGAGGCGCAGCTTGAGTGTGAGAGGAGTAGAGACAG TCCTCCGCAGGTGGTGACTCCACAGCCCACTGGTTCCCCAAGACCAACTAGTGATCAGGACAGTGACTGTGTCACCATACAG GAGGAAGGTGAGCGGCGAGTGGACACGGACTGGGTGTGGGATTGGTCCAGTAGACCAGAAAATATGCCACCAAA agagTTTGTGTTTCAGCACCCGAAGCAGCCGGGCTCCCTCAGTGTTAGGAAGACAGAGGTGATGAAGAGAGGAATCTTCTCCTCCGATGTTCTGCTCATCCTTGTTCCCTCACTGCTGGCTTCACACCTGCTCACACTTGGAGTCGG gATCTACATAGGAAAGCGATTGGCTGCTTCCACAACTAGCACGCTGTGA